The genomic window TCCGAAGTCGTCGACGCGGAGGGCGACACCCTGCAGAGCTACGACGATGCCGGCACCGAGCGGATCGTGTCCTCGTCGACGGCGAAGCAGCTGCGCAGTGCCATGGTCACGGTCGTCGAGGACGGCACGGGCGGCAACGCGCGGATCGACGGCGCCGAGGTGGGCGGCAAGACGGGCACGGCCCAGCACGGCGAGAACAACAGCAAGACGCCGTACGCCTGGTTCACGTCGTACGCGAAGGACACGAGCACCGGGAAGCAGGTGGCCGTCGCGGTGATCATCGAGGACTCGGGCGCGTCCCGCACGGAGGTCAGCGGCAACGGCCTGGCAGCGCCGGTCGCGCAGAAGATGATGAAGGCGGCGCTCGGCTAGGGAGTGTCTTCACAGTGGCGTCGTCCGCCCGGAGGGCGGGCCCGGCGGCGTCTGGTGCGTGCGATCGCAAGGCAGAGGAGGGAGTCCATGCGGTCAGGGCACCTCCCGTGCCCGAAGGCCACGGGGGTGGGGGCACCTCCCAGGCGCGAGCTCAGGGGGAGGAGCGTGCCAGGCGTCACCGGGCAGACGGGACTTTGAAGACACGACCTAGAAGTGTCCGGTGGATCGGGCGCGAGCCCAGCGTGATCCACCGGTCCCCCCTGGTGCTGTGACCGGCAGGTTGTCGGTGCTCGTTCATAGGATCACGCCATGCCTGATGCCTTCACCGTCCTGTGGACCCATGACACCTGCCGTGCCCTGCGCAAGGCGGGTCGCGTGGGCGAGCGGCCGCCGGTCGCCTTCAGCGGCGTTCACTCCTCGCTGCCCGCCTGGACGGGCGCCCGTGCCGGCGCCGAGGTGTTCGCGTTGCACGTCAACCGGCGCGTCGTGTCCGTGGTGAGCCGGATGCGGGTGCTCGACATCGAGCGGCGCGAGTGCTGCGGCACCGCCCCCGCGACGTGGCAGGACCCGGCGTTCCCCGGGCACGCCGACTGGTCGATGCTCGGCGCCGACGGCTGCGGCGCCATGGCGGTGCACGTGGACGCGACGCCCGTGCGCTTCGACGTGGCGATCCCCGGCGATCTTCTGGCGCGGCTCACCTGGCGCAACGCCCGCGGCCGGACCCGCGGTCTCAAGTACGTGGTGGACGGCCGCCTCGAACGTTCCATCAGCCTCCGGGGGTTCTACCGTCTGACCCCCGAGTCGGCCGACGAGCTGGCGGAGGTGGCCGCCGGCGCCCTGGCCTGATGCCGGCGGGCGTGCCCTTTCCGCTCGGAGGCCACCCCGGTGGCGGGCCGGGGCGGCGCGCACGATATGCAGGGGGCGTTCCCGCTTCCTGCATCCTCAACTCCCCCTGCATACGGAGGACTTCGTGCGCCCCCTGCCCCGTTCCCTGTCCGGCTGGACCATGGCGGTGTTCGGCGTCCTCGCCGCCGCCCTCGGTGTGGTGGGGTTGATCGCCCCCGACGCCCTCATCGGCCTCATGGGCTTCGAGCCCATATCCGGCGACGGACGCACGGAGGGCGACTACACCGTCGTTTTCATCACCGCTTCCTCGATGGCCGCGGTGAATATGGGCGTCTACTACATCCTGGCGTCCCTGTCCGACTGGAGAGCCTTCTTCCGCTGGACGGTCCCGTTCCGCCTGCTGACCTTCACGGTCTTCACCGTCGCGGTGATCGCCGGCCGGGCGCCGTCCGGCTTCCTGGGCGTGGCCCTCTGGGAGGCCGCGGGTGCGGTGGCCACGGCGGCGGCGCTGCGGTACGACTCCCGCCGGGCCGCCGTGTGAGCACCCTGGTCCCGGGGACCCCGGGGGGGGGACGTCCCCTGAGCCCGCCGGGATCCGCCGGGGGGACGTCGCACCGTGTTCAACTGGCGTTTATGCGTGGGCGAGAGCGTTGCCCCCGCAGACTCGCACCGCCAGACCTCCACGCACCACGCCACCCAGCAGCACTCAGGAGACCGCGATGCCGCTCAGCCGCAGGGAATTCACCAGACAGTCAGCGTTCACCGGCGCGGGCATCGCCCTCACCGGCAGCGTCGGCGCGCTCGCCACCGCGCCGGGCGCGCTCGCCGCCGAGGACTACACCGGGGAGACGGCGCCGGAGGCCGCCCACGACGGCCAGGGCCACGGGCACGGGCACGAGCCGGGATACGGCCCGCTCCTCCCCGACCCGGAGGGCATCCTCGCGCTTCCCGCCGGCTTCTCCTACCGCATCCTCACCCACGGCGGTGTCACCAAGCTGGAGTCGGGCGAGTTCACCCCCGCCAAGCACGACGGCACGGCCACCTTCGAGGGCCCCCGCGGCGTCACCCTCCTCGTCAACAACCACGAGCTCAAGGGTGCCCGCGCGGGCCACGAGTTCCCCGTCCCGCTCGCCGAGGGACTCGTGTACGACCCGGCCGCGGCCGGCGGCTGCACCGTCGTCGAGGTCCAGCGCGACGGCCGCACGGCCGAGTGGGTCGGCATCGCCGGCACCTCCCAGAACTGCGCGGGCGGCCGCACCCCGTGGGGCACCTGGCTGACCTGCGAGGAGACCGCCGACCGGGCCGGCGAGAACGGCATGACCAAGGACCACGGCTACGTCTTCGAGGTCGACCCCTACGACCGCCGTGCCAACCGCCGCCCCATGCCGATCAAGGCGTTCGGCCGGTACGAGCACGAGGCCGTCGTCATCGACACCAAGCGCGGCCACGCCTACCTCACCGAGGACTCCGCGGGCCCCAACGGCCTCTTCTACCGCTGGGTCCCGCCGGCCGGCTTCCAGCACGGTCGCGGCCGGCTGCGCCACATCCCCGAGAACGCCGGCCTGCTCCAGGCGCCCAAGTGCTACGACGCGGGCGGCCGCTTCGTGGACGACCTGTCCCGCGCCACGAAGACCGGCACGGTGTACGGCGTGGACTGGGTCGACGTCCCGGACCGCGACGCCAGGACCGTGCCGGTGCGCAAGCAGTTCGCCGACACCGAGGTCACCCGGGCCCGCAAGCTGGAGGGCATGTGGTGGGCGGACGGCGGTGCGTACATCGTCTCCTCGTACGCCCGTGACGAGAGCCCGGGCCTGCCGCACGACGGCCAGGTCTGGTTCTACGACCCGCGGCGCCGGACCCTCACGCTCAAGGTGCTGCTCGGCGTCAACGCGGACCCGTCGAAGGACGGCGCCTACGACGGCCCGGACAACATCACGGTCTCGCCGTACGGCGGCCTGATCATCGCCGAGGACGGTGAGGGCATCCAGCACCTCTTCGGTGCCACCGAGCGCGGGCGTACGTACCCCATCGCCCGCAACGAGCTGAACATGGGCACCGAGGAGGAGCCGGAGTACAGCGAATTCGCCGGTGTCGTCTTCTCGCCGGACGGGCGGACGCTGTACGCGAGCATCCAGACCCCGGGCATCATGCTCGCGATCACGGGCCCCTGGCGGCGTTCGCTGGGCTGACCGTCGGCCCCAAGGAGAACTGCCCTCGGGTGGGGGCTTGAATCGGTAGTGGCCCGAGGGCGCATACTTCAGGTAATGACAAAGTCAGCCGGTTCCCGGCGCCACCTGCCGTCCAGTCCCTTCCACCGCAACACCCCGGTCAGTCCCCCGATCGAGCAGTTCGAGGTCGGAGACCGGGTCTCGCATGATCAGTTCGGACTCGGAAGAGTCCTCGCGGTCGAGGGCGACAATGCCGTCCTCGTCGATTTCTCGGGGCGACAGGGAAGAATCCTGAGCCCATTCACCAAACTGGCCAAACTCTGACCGAGCCGGACCTGGGGCCGCCGCACCGCGACGACCCCAGGCTCCGGAACGTCAGAGCGCCTGCGCGGCCGGCTTCACCATGCCGCGGACCGTGCGGGACTTCACGAACTCACCCATCGCGGTCATTTCCCACTCGCCGGAGAACTGCCGGATGAGCTTGGCCATCATCACACCCGTCTGCGGCTCGGCACCGGTGAGGTCGAAGCGCACCAGCTCCTCGCCCGTCGCGGCGTCCATCAGCCGGCAGTACGCCTTCGCGACCTCGGTGAACTTCTGGCCGGAGAAGGAGTTGACCGTGAAGACGAGTCCCGTCGCCTCGGCCGGGAGCCGGCCCAGATCCACGACGATGACCTCGTCGTCGCCCGCGCCCTCGCCGGTCAGGTTGTCGCCCGAGTGCTTGATCGAGCCGCCGAGGATGGAGAGCTTGCCGAAGTAGCAGCTGTCCAGATGGTTGCGCTGAGGGCCGTACGCGATGACGGACGCGTCCAGGTCGATGTCCTTGCCGCGGAACGCGGGCTCCCAGCCGAGGCCCATCTTGACCTGGGAGAGCAGAGGGCGGCCGCCCTTGACGAGGGACACGGTCTGGTTCTTCTGGAGGCTGACCCGGCCCTTGTCGAGGTTGATTTTCCCGGCGCCGGGCGCGGGAGCCGCGGGCGCGGGGGCGGCGGCCGCCGGTGCCGCGGCGGGGGCCGCGGGTGCGGCCGGGGGCGCCGTCGGAGCGGCCGGGGGCGCCGTCGGAGCGGCCGGGGGCGCGATCGGGGCGGGCGTCGGCGCCGCCGCGGGGGCCGCGGCCGGCTCCTCCTCGACCGAGACGCCGAAGTCGGTGGCGATGCCCGCCAGCCCGTTCGCATAGCCCTGGCCGACGGCGCGGGCCTTCCACGCCCCGTTGCGCAGATAGATCTCCACGATCACCAGCGCGGTCTCCGCGCCGAGCTGGGGCGGGGTGAAGGACGCCAGCACCGCGCCGCCGTCGGCGTTGCGGATCGTGGCGGTGGGCTCGATGCCCTGGAAGGTCTGCCCCGCGGCGTCCGGGCTCGCCGTGACGACGATCTTCTCGATTCCGGCCGGCACGGCACCGGTGTCGACGATGATCGCGTCGGGGGCCGTGCCGCCGCCGGACCGGTGGGTCACGCCGGGACCGGCCGGCTGGTTGTAGAAGATGAAGTCGTCGTCCGAACGCACCTTGCCGTCGGCCGTGAGCAGCAGGCCCGATACGTCGAGCCGCACGGGCGCGGCGACGTCCACCGCGACACGGGTGGCGGCCAGGGGGATGTTCGAGCCGGGGGTCATAGCTGTCATGCCTGGGGTAACGAGCGAAGCGGCTTTGCCGTTCCCTTACCTTCGCCCGATCGGCCCGGGCGCCGCGCACCGCCGCCGGCACCCGGGGCGCCCCGTACCCCCCTGCCGGGACGCGAGGGCCTGTCAGCGTCCCGCGCGGTTCCTCGGGTGCTGCCGGGCGGTCCGCTCGTTCCCGAACCGGTACGCGCCGGTCCAGCGGGCCATCACCAGCTGGGCGTCCCCCGACTCCACCTCGGTGAGGAACTTCTCCGCGCGGGCACCGCGCAGGGTGCCCGCGGCGCGGCCGTGGTGGGTGAGGACGACGCTGCCGTCGCGCCGCTGCTCGTAGTGGAAGCCTGAAGGTCTGGGCATGGCCCGCATCATGCCGGTCGCGGCCGCGCGGGGCACCCCGATTACCGCCTCAGTGCGGCCAGCGCGGCGGGTCCGTCACGAAGTGCCCGCCCAGATGGGCATGGGCCGGGTTCTCCGGGTCCAGCTCGCCCTGTTCGGCGACGAGCTTCTCCGCGTACTGCTCCGAGTCGTCCTGCGGCTCGTAACCGAGCGCACGGGCCGTCGACAGGTCCCACCACAGGCGCGTGTTCGCCGACGAGCCGTAGACGACGGTGTGTCCGACGCCCTCCGCGGTGAGCGCGGCGTGGAAGAGGCGCGCGCCGTCGCCCGGGCTCAGCCAGACGGAGAGCATCCGCACGCTGTTCGGCTCCATGAAGCAGGAGCCGATCCTGACGGACACGGTTTCGACGCCGTGCTGGTCCCAGTAGAGCTGGGCGAGGTCCTCGCCGAAGCACTTGGACAGACCGTAGTAGGTGTCGGGGCGGTGGGGCGCGTCGACCGGGATGAGCGGGTCGCCCTCGCGGGGGCGCGGGGTGAAGCCGACGGCGTGGTTGCTGGAGGCGAGGACGATGCGGCCGACGCCCTCCTCGCGGGCGGCCTCGTACAGGTTGTACGTGCCCTCGATGTTGGCGCGGAGGATCTTCTCGAAGGAGGCTTCCAGCGAGATGCCGGCCAGGTGGATGATCGCGTCGGCGCCGCGTACGGCCTCGCGCAGCGCGTCCTTGTCCGCGAGGTCCGCCGTGATGGCCCCGGGCTGCCCGTCGATCGGGTTCATGTCGAGGAGGCGCAGTTCGTAGCCGTACGCGGGCAGCAGCCCCCGCATCAGGGTGCCGAGGCCGCCGGCGGCGCCGGTGAGCAGGACGGTGCGGGGTGCGGGCATGGTGGTGGGTTCCCCTCGACGCGATGGAGAGCTGTTCCTGATCCATAGACGTTTATGGACGCCATTCACAAGCGTGGACACGCTAAGGAGCCGCTCCGGGCGGAGTCAAGTGTCCTGCCGACCGGTCAACTCCGCCTCTGAGTTGCGGTTTTCCACTGCGCGCGGCGTCGTCGGCCGTCTTGACCCCCGCCCGGCGGCTGCCCTAGCGTGGTCATGTTCAGAAACATAGACGTGGATCAGAATGCTGCACGAGCCTGATCGCTCGGTGCACGGCCACAGGGAGCGTCCGTGACCTCAGCCCCGCTCGCCGCCCGGCTCACCAGTGCCCCCGGGCCGCTGTTCTTCCCCGTGACCGCGTACGGGCCGGACGGCGCCCTCGACCTCGATGCCTTCCGCGCCCATGTGCGCTCCGGTGTCGAGGCGGGCGCCGGCGCCGTCTTCGCCTGCTGCGGCACCGGCGAGTTCCATGCGCTGACGCCCGAGGAGTTCCGTGACTGCGTGGCAGCCGCCGTCGAGGAGACCGCGGGCCGCGTCCCGGTCCTCGCCGGCGCCGGATACGGCACGGCCCTCGCCGTCCGGTACGCCCGGCTCGCCGAGGAGGCGGGCGCCGACGGCATCCTCGCCATGCCGCCGTACCTCGTCGTCGCCGACCAGGCGGGACTGCTGCGCCACTACACCGCCCTGGCCTCCGCCACCGCGCTCGACGTCATCGTCTACCAGCGCGACAACGCCGTCTTCACCCCGCAGACCGTCGTCGAACTCGCCGCGACCGACGGCATCATCGGCCTCAAGGACGGCTACGGCGACCTCGACCTGATGCAGCGCATCGTCAGCGCCGTCCGCACCGGCGCTCCCGGCCGGGACTTCCTCTACTTCAACGGGCTGCCCACCGCCGAGCTCACCGGCCTCGCCTACCGCGGCATCGGCATCACCCTCTACTCGTCCGCCGTCTTCTGCTTCGCCCCCGAGATCGCCCTCGCCTTCCACCGTGCGCTGGCCGACGGCGACGACGCCACGGCCGAGCGCCTGCTGGACGGCTTCTACCGGCCGCTCGTCGAACTCCGCGCCAAGGGCCGCGGATACGCCGTCTCACTCGTCAAGGCGGCGGTACGGATGCGCGGACAGGACGTCGGCGAGGTACGGCCGCCGCTGAGCGAGCCGTCCGCGGCCCACGTCAAGGAGCTCGCCGACATCGTCGCGCGCGGCTACGCCCTCCTCGGGGACGGAGCGGCCGCGTGAGGGCCGGCGCCTTCCTCTACCCCTGGGACGTCAACGGCGACCCGGACGCCGCCGGCCGCGTCGCCGCGCTCGGCGTCCGCCAGGTCACCCTCGCCGCCGCCTACCACTCCACCCGCGCCCTGACCCCGCGCCACCCCCGCCACCGCATCGTCACCGCCGAGCACGCGTCGGTGCTCTACCCGCCGGGCGCGCAGCAGTGGGAGGGATGCACCCTCAGGCCGTACCCGGCCGGGTCCTGGGCGCCCGGGGACGCGTACGGACAGGCGGCCGAAGCCCTCGCCGACGCGGGGCTCCCCGTACACACCTGGGTCGTCCTCGCCCACAACTCCCGGCTCGGCGCCGAACACCCCGGCACCTCCGTGGTCAACGCCTTCGGCGACCGCTATCCCTGGGCGCCCTGCATCGCCCAGCCCGCCGTGCGCGCGTATCTGCAGGGCCTCGCGGTCGAGGCGGCGGTACGGCCGGGGGCGCGCGGCACCGAGCTGGAGTCCTGCGGCTGGTACGGGCTCGCGCATCTGCACGCCCATGACAAGATCGCGGGCGTCGCGCTCGGCGACGCCGCCCAGTACGCGATGTCGCTGTGCTTCTGCCCCGCGTGCCGCGACGGGTACGCGGCACTCGGCGTGGACCCCGGCGAGCTGGGCCCGGCCGTGCGCGCCGCGCTGGAGCCGGTGTGGCAGGGGAGCGTGCCCGCGGACACCCCCATCGAGAAGCTGCTCGGCGGCGAGCTGACCGCGCTCACGCTGGAGTTCCGTACGCGGACTGCACGGACCCTCCAGGAGGCCGTCGTCGCGGCCGTACGTGCGGCGGCGCCCGAGGGCTTCCAGGTGCTGCTGCACGCCGACCCGGTCGCGTACCGCTGCGGGGCGAACGCCGGGGTCGATCCGGCGCACATCCTGGGCGTCGCGGACGGGGTGGTCGTGCCGTGCACGGGCGGCGCGCAGTCGGTGCGGCCGTTCGCCCAGCACGCCTCGGCGGCCTCCGTCGTCGCCGCCAACCTCACGGTCGTCTCCGGCATGGGCGGCAGCCCGGGCACGCTCGCCACCGACGCGGCACGGGCCGCCTCGCTCGGGGCGACCGAACTGCGGCTGTACCACGCGGGCCTGGCCTCCGACGCCGATCTGGCGGCCGTCAGGGACGCACTGTCCCGGCTGGACTGAGGGCCGGCCGGTTCGGCAGGGCCATCGACGCCCCGCCGAACCGGACGGACAGCCCGTCGCGGCGAGCGGCGCGATCAACGGCGGTCGGTGCGATCAGCGGCGGCCGGTGCGATCAACGGCGGCCGGTCGACCGCGCCCGCGAGCAGGGCCGTCTCCGCCGCGTCATGGACCACACCCGGTCCGCCGAGTCGAGCAGCAGCAGTGTCGGCGGCAGCAACGCCATGGCGATGTCGACCGCGACGAGGAGCGGGCGTCCGCGGACCCGGTCGGCGACCGCCCCGTGCAGTGGTCGGCCGGCGTCGGCGCCCGCATCGCGAAGACCGTCAGCGCGGCCGGACTGTCCGAGCCGTCCGAGCCGGTGAGCGTCTTCACCCGGATGGCGGAGACCGGCCGCAACGCCGTCGTGCCGAAACCGGAGGCGACGATCCCGGTGAAATACAGCGCCGCGTTGCGGTTCCGGAGGACCATGACCTTGCTCATCCGGGCATGGTGGCAGCGGGAGCGGCCTGGCCGGATGGGGAAGTCGCCCTGCTTTCCGGCGTACGGGCGTACGGGCGTACGGGCGCCTTGTTCCGGCGGCTGCCCGCCTGCCGGCGGCGCAGACCGTGCAGCACACGCAGAAGCACCCCCAGAAGACGCAGCACACGCAGAACACCGGGAGAGCCCATGCCGCAACCGCGGGAACGGAACGCCGTCGACCGCTACTTCAGGATCAGCGAACGCGGATCGACCTTCGCACGTGAGGTACGAGGCGGCTTCGCCACGTTCTTCACGATGGCCTACATCCTCGTGCTCAACCCGATCATCCTCGGCGGTGCCGAGGACAAGTTCGGCACGCAGCTCTCCGGACCGCAGCTCGTCACGGCCACCGCGCTCGTCGCCGCCGTGATGACCGCGATCATGGGCCTCGGCGGCAACCTCCCGCTCGCGATCGCCGCCGGACTGGGCCTGAACGCCGTCGTCGCCTACCAGATCGCGCCGACGATGAGCTGGGCCGACGCCATGGGGCTCGTGGTCCTCGAAGGCATCGTCATCTGCGTGCTGGTCGTCACCGGGCTCCGCGAGGCCGTCATGCACGCCATCCCGCAGCAGCTCAAGCAGGCGATCAGCGTCGGCATCGGGCTCTTCATCGCGTTCATCGGCTTCGTCGACGCGGGCTTCGTGACCCGTATCCCCGGCGAGACCGGTTCCGTTCCGGTGCAGCTGGGCGCGAGCGGGCAGCTCTCCGGCTGGCCCGTGCTCGTCTTCTGCCTCGGCGTGCTGCTCACGATCTCCCTGATGGCCCGCAGGGTGCGCGGCGCGATCCTCATCTCCATCGTCACGACGACCGTCGTCGCGATCGTCGTGAACGAGCTCGCCACCATCGATCCGCTCGCCTGGGGCCTGACCGTGCCGTCCGTGCCCGCCGACGTCGTCGCCTGGCCCGACTTCGGGCTCTTCGGCTCCTTCAGCCTCTTCGGCTCCTTCGCCGAGGTCGGTGCCGTCACCGTCGTCCTGTTCGTCTTCACCCTCGTCCTGAGCGACTTCTTCGACACGATGGGCACGGTCGTCGGCGTCTCCAACGAGGCCGGACTGCTCGACGAGAAGGGCGATGTCCCGAACCTGGGCCGTGTCCTGCTCATCGACGGCGCCTCGGCGGTGGCGGGCGGTGTGGCCTCGTCCTCCTCCAACACCGCCTACATCGAGTCGGCGGCGGGAGTCGGCGAGGGCGCGCGCACCGGCTTCGCCTCGGTCGTCACGGGCGCGCTGTTCGGCCTCGCGCTCTTCCTGACGCCGCTGGCGACGGTGGTGCCGGCGCAGGCGGCGGCGCCGGCACTGATCGTGGTCG from Streptomyces sp. FIT100 includes these protein-coding regions:
- a CDS encoding PhoX family protein, encoding MPLSRREFTRQSAFTGAGIALTGSVGALATAPGALAAEDYTGETAPEAAHDGQGHGHGHEPGYGPLLPDPEGILALPAGFSYRILTHGGVTKLESGEFTPAKHDGTATFEGPRGVTLLVNNHELKGARAGHEFPVPLAEGLVYDPAAAGGCTVVEVQRDGRTAEWVGIAGTSQNCAGGRTPWGTWLTCEETADRAGENGMTKDHGYVFEVDPYDRRANRRPMPIKAFGRYEHEAVVIDTKRGHAYLTEDSAGPNGLFYRWVPPAGFQHGRGRLRHIPENAGLLQAPKCYDAGGRFVDDLSRATKTGTVYGVDWVDVPDRDARTVPVRKQFADTEVTRARKLEGMWWADGGAYIVSSYARDESPGLPHDGQVWFYDPRRRTLTLKVLLGVNADPSKDGAYDGPDNITVSPYGGLIIAEDGEGIQHLFGATERGRTYPIARNELNMGTEEEPEYSEFAGVVFSPDGRTLYASIQTPGIMLAITGPWRRSLG
- a CDS encoding TerD family protein — translated: MTPGSNIPLAATRVAVDVAAPVRLDVSGLLLTADGKVRSDDDFIFYNQPAGPGVTHRSGGGTAPDAIIVDTGAVPAGIEKIVVTASPDAAGQTFQGIEPTATIRNADGGAVLASFTPPQLGAETALVIVEIYLRNGAWKARAVGQGYANGLAGIATDFGVSVEEEPAAAPAAAPTPAPIAPPAAPTAPPAAPTAPPAAPAAPAAAPAAAAPAPAAPAPGAGKINLDKGRVSLQKNQTVSLVKGGRPLLSQVKMGLGWEPAFRGKDIDLDASVIAYGPQRNHLDSCYFGKLSILGGSIKHSGDNLTGEGAGDDEVIVVDLGRLPAEATGLVFTVNSFSGQKFTEVAKAYCRLMDAATGEELVRFDLTGAEPQTGVMMAKLIRQFSGEWEMTAMGEFVKSRTVRGMVKPAAQAL
- a CDS encoding NAD(P)-dependent oxidoreductase, which produces MPAPRTVLLTGAAGGLGTLMRGLLPAYGYELRLLDMNPIDGQPGAITADLADKDALREAVRGADAIIHLAGISLEASFEKILRANIEGTYNLYEAAREEGVGRIVLASSNHAVGFTPRPREGDPLIPVDAPHRPDTYYGLSKCFGEDLAQLYWDQHGVETVSVRIGSCFMEPNSVRMLSVWLSPGDGARLFHAALTAEGVGHTVVYGSSANTRLWWDLSTARALGYEPQDDSEQYAEKLVAEQGELDPENPAHAHLGGHFVTDPPRWPH
- a CDS encoding 5-dehydro-4-deoxyglucarate dehydratase, which codes for MTSAPLAARLTSAPGPLFFPVTAYGPDGALDLDAFRAHVRSGVEAGAGAVFACCGTGEFHALTPEEFRDCVAAAVEETAGRVPVLAGAGYGTALAVRYARLAEEAGADGILAMPPYLVVADQAGLLRHYTALASATALDVIVYQRDNAVFTPQTVVELAATDGIIGLKDGYGDLDLMQRIVSAVRTGAPGRDFLYFNGLPTAELTGLAYRGIGITLYSSAVFCFAPEIALAFHRALADGDDATAERLLDGFYRPLVELRAKGRGYAVSLVKAAVRMRGQDVGEVRPPLSEPSAAHVKELADIVARGYALLGDGAAA
- a CDS encoding NCS2 family permease produces the protein MPQPRERNAVDRYFRISERGSTFAREVRGGFATFFTMAYILVLNPIILGGAEDKFGTQLSGPQLVTATALVAAVMTAIMGLGGNLPLAIAAGLGLNAVVAYQIAPTMSWADAMGLVVLEGIVICVLVVTGLREAVMHAIPQQLKQAISVGIGLFIAFIGFVDAGFVTRIPGETGSVPVQLGASGQLSGWPVLVFCLGVLLTISLMARRVRGAILISIVTTTVVAIVVNELATIDPLAWGLTVPSVPADVVAWPDFGLFGSFSLFGSFAEVGAVTVVLFVFTLVLSDFFDTMGTVVGVSNEAGLLDEKGDVPNLGRVLLIDGASAVAGGVASSSSNTAYIESAAGVGEGARTGFASVVTGALFGLALFLTPLATVVPAQAAAPALIVVGFLLMTQVRHIEWEKYEIGIPAFLTVTLMPFTYSITNGIGAGFIAYVVIKTVLGKAREVHWLLWTTAALFAVYFAIDPIEQVLGVK